One window of Curtobacterium sp. 458 genomic DNA carries:
- the hxlB gene encoding 6-phospho-3-hexuloisomerase: protein MPTTTVADALGAIGSELQDTLAALRSADPAPFERALTLLAEADRVFVHGAGRSGLALRMTAMRLMHLGLDVHVVGEVTSPAIREDDVLLVASGSGATSGIAQAARTAAGVGARVLAVSTTDDSPLSEVADTTLVVPAATKTDRSGTASAQYAGSLFEQAVALLGDALFHALWQRSGHSADDLWPRHANLE from the coding sequence CGCGGACGCCCTCGGTGCGATCGGGAGCGAGCTGCAGGACACCCTCGCCGCGCTCCGCTCGGCCGATCCCGCCCCGTTCGAGCGTGCCCTCACGCTGCTCGCCGAGGCCGACCGGGTCTTCGTCCACGGCGCAGGCCGCTCGGGCCTCGCGCTCCGGATGACCGCGATGCGCCTCATGCACCTCGGACTCGACGTGCACGTCGTCGGCGAGGTCACGTCCCCGGCGATCCGCGAGGACGACGTGCTCCTCGTCGCGAGCGGCTCCGGCGCCACGAGCGGCATCGCCCAGGCGGCGCGCACGGCAGCCGGCGTCGGCGCCCGGGTGCTCGCCGTCAGCACGACGGACGACTCCCCGCTGTCCGAGGTCGCCGACACCACGCTCGTGGTCCCGGCGGCGACGAAGACCGACCGCTCCGGGACCGCCTCGGCGCAGTACGCCGGAAGCCTCTTCGAGCAGGCCGTCGCCCTCCTCGGGGACGCCCTGTTCCACGCGCTCTGGCAGCGCAGCGGACACTCCGCCGACGACCTGTGGCCCCGCCACGCCAACCTCGAATGA
- the hxlA gene encoding 3-hexulose-6-phosphate synthase: protein MQLQFAMDTLTTEHALELAGKAAPYVDVIELGTPLIKSAGLSAITAVKEAHPDKIVFADLKTMDAGELEADIAFQAGADLVTVLGVAGDSTIAGAVKAAKQHGKGIVVDLIGVPDKAARAKEVTALGVEFVEMHAGLDEQAEEGFTFETLLRDGEASGVDFSVAGGITTDTIAAVQASGARVAVAGSAIYSADDVAAAASALRDAITEPVAA, encoded by the coding sequence ATGCAGCTCCAGTTCGCCATGGACACCCTGACCACCGAGCACGCCCTCGAACTCGCCGGCAAGGCGGCACCGTACGTCGACGTCATCGAGCTCGGCACCCCGCTCATCAAGAGCGCCGGCCTCTCCGCGATCACCGCGGTGAAGGAGGCGCACCCGGACAAGATCGTCTTCGCGGACCTCAAGACGATGGACGCCGGTGAGCTCGAGGCCGACATCGCCTTCCAGGCCGGTGCCGACCTCGTGACCGTCCTCGGCGTCGCCGGTGACAGCACGATCGCGGGTGCCGTCAAGGCCGCGAAGCAGCACGGCAAGGGCATCGTCGTCGACCTCATCGGCGTGCCGGACAAGGCGGCCCGTGCGAAGGAGGTCACCGCGCTCGGCGTCGAGTTCGTCGAGATGCACGCCGGGCTCGACGAGCAGGCCGAGGAGGGCTTCACCTTCGAGACGCTCCTGCGCGACGGCGAGGCCTCCGGCGTCGACTTCTCGGTCGCCGGTGGCATCACCACGGACACGATCGCCGCAGTGCAGGCCTCGGGCGCCCGCGTGGCGGTCGCCGGCAGCGCGATCTACAGCGCCGACGACGTCGCCGCGGCGGCCTCCGCCCTGCGCGACGCGATCACGGAGCCGGTAGCGGCCTGA
- the mtnN gene encoding 5'-methylthioadenosine/S-adenosylhomocysteine nucleosidase encodes MHHPPIAVVIAAMSEEVGAFAGLLGGTPILDGPVGGHDEHHLLDVGGATVAVRRSGIGFTNATAAAAHAFHDFGPGIPVISVGTAGGLMHGVAIGDVVVGDHYVNLNADATAFGYALGQVPGMPAGYEPDQRLVDLALASDAGYPMRAATIGSSEIFVTEGRARLLREAFPTVAAVDMETAAIAQFAHVHDMPFVSVRCISDLCAPDGDEFKEHLDDAAARAARVVHDVVTGLVG; translated from the coding sequence GTGCACCACCCACCGATCGCGGTCGTCATCGCCGCCATGAGCGAGGAGGTCGGCGCCTTCGCCGGTCTCCTCGGCGGCACCCCCATCCTCGACGGCCCCGTCGGCGGTCACGACGAGCACCACCTGCTCGACGTCGGCGGTGCGACCGTCGCGGTCCGCCGGAGCGGCATCGGGTTCACCAACGCCACGGCCGCGGCAGCACACGCCTTCCACGACTTCGGCCCCGGCATCCCCGTGATCAGCGTCGGTACCGCCGGCGGCCTCATGCACGGTGTCGCGATCGGCGACGTCGTCGTGGGCGACCACTACGTGAACCTCAACGCCGACGCGACCGCCTTCGGCTACGCCCTGGGCCAGGTGCCGGGCATGCCCGCCGGGTACGAGCCCGACCAGCGGCTGGTCGACCTCGCGCTCGCCTCGGACGCCGGGTACCCGATGCGCGCCGCGACCATCGGCTCGAGCGAGATCTTCGTGACCGAGGGGCGAGCACGCCTGCTCCGCGAGGCCTTCCCGACGGTCGCGGCGGTCGACATGGAGACGGCGGCGATCGCGCAGTTCGCGCACGTGCACGACATGCCGTTCGTGTCGGTCCGCTGCATCAGCGACCTCTGTGCTCCCGACGGGGACGAGTTCAAGGAGCACCTTGACGACGCGGCTGCGCGCGCCGCGCGCGTGGTGCACGACGTGGTGACCGGTCTCGTCGGCTGA
- a CDS encoding PepSY domain-containing protein, giving the protein MPHAPAPTSSAGWFPQLLLRLHFLAGLFVGPFILVAALSGAVYAVAPSIERVVYAHELTAPASATTMPLADQVSAAERYVDRHHPGDSVTEVRPAPSAGTTTRVMFTEEGLAASTTRAVFVDPGTAEVRGDLPVYGTSGSLPFRTWVSTVHRSLLLGDVGRLYSETAASWLGIVSLAGVALWVVRIRRARRKRELVIPDNRARGYRRTFSWHAATGVWVLLGALFLSATGITWSHFAGDNVTAIRSALSWQAPAVDTTLGAPATTGAGTTDGHGEHAGHHGSDAPTAAAPVVTPDQFDTVLSAARAADIDAAEVRIHVPTASDQAWTVEESKQTWPVAMDAVAVDPADAQVVSEVHWSDYPLMAKAAKLGVNTHMGVLFGLPNQIVLVLAALGIAAMVVFGYVMWWQRRPAGARTGRAPAAGALARAPGWGVALVALVAALLGALLPTVGVTLLLFLLVDAVVVTVGASRTR; this is encoded by the coding sequence ATGCCGCACGCCCCCGCACCCACGTCCAGCGCGGGCTGGTTCCCCCAGCTCCTGCTCCGCCTGCACTTCCTCGCCGGGCTGTTCGTCGGCCCGTTCATCCTCGTCGCCGCACTGTCCGGGGCCGTGTACGCCGTGGCGCCCTCGATCGAGCGTGTCGTGTACGCCCACGAGCTCACCGCCCCGGCGAGCGCGACGACGATGCCCCTCGCCGACCAGGTGTCCGCTGCCGAGCGGTACGTCGACCGTCACCACCCGGGCGACAGCGTGACGGAGGTCCGCCCGGCCCCGAGCGCCGGCACGACCACGCGCGTGATGTTCACCGAGGAGGGTCTCGCTGCGTCCACCACCCGCGCGGTCTTCGTCGACCCGGGCACCGCCGAGGTCCGCGGCGACCTCCCCGTGTACGGCACGTCCGGCTCCCTCCCCTTCCGCACGTGGGTGAGCACCGTGCACCGCAGCCTGCTGCTCGGCGACGTCGGGCGGCTCTACAGCGAGACCGCCGCGTCGTGGCTCGGCATCGTGTCGCTCGCCGGCGTCGCCCTCTGGGTGGTGCGCATCCGACGGGCCCGACGCAAGCGCGAACTCGTCATCCCCGACAACCGGGCGCGCGGGTACCGGCGGACGTTCTCCTGGCATGCAGCGACGGGCGTGTGGGTCCTGCTCGGCGCGCTCTTCCTCTCGGCGACGGGGATCACGTGGTCGCACTTCGCGGGCGACAACGTCACGGCGATCCGGTCGGCGCTGAGCTGGCAGGCCCCCGCGGTCGACACGACCCTCGGCGCTCCGGCGACGACCGGAGCCGGCACGACCGACGGCCACGGAGAGCACGCCGGCCACCACGGCAGCGATGCCCCGACGGCTGCGGCCCCCGTGGTCACGCCGGACCAGTTCGACACCGTCCTGTCCGCAGCCCGCGCAGCCGACATCGACGCCGCGGAGGTCCGCATCCACGTGCCGACCGCGTCCGACCAGGCGTGGACGGTCGAGGAGAGCAAGCAGACCTGGCCCGTCGCGATGGACGCCGTCGCGGTCGACCCCGCCGACGCGCAGGTCGTGTCCGAGGTGCACTGGTCGGACTACCCGCTCATGGCGAAGGCCGCGAAGCTCGGCGTCAACACCCACATGGGCGTCCTGTTCGGGCTGCCGAACCAGATCGTGCTCGTCCTCGCCGCCCTCGGCATCGCCGCCATGGTCGTCTTCGGGTACGTGATGTGGTGGCAGCGCCGCCCCGCCGGCGCCCGCACCGGCCGGGCTCCCGCAGCCGGGGCCCTCGCCCGCGCGCCGGGCTGGGGCGTCGCGCTCGTCGCACTCGTCGCCGCGCTCCTCGGTGCGCTGCTCCCGACGGTCGGCGTCACGCTGCTCCTCTTCCTGCTCGTCGACGCCGTGGTCGTCACCGTGGGGGCTTCTCGCACCCGCTGA
- a CDS encoding GrpB family protein encodes MIEVVEYRDEWRNRFGLLRAAYSAALDRAGVRHRIEHVGSTSVPGLAAKPVVDVDVVVAENDVPAAVGALATIGFVPRGDLGIAGREAFRTPDRFAPSNTYVVAEGSLALRNHLGVRDVLRADGALRDEYAAVKRRAGQEAVDIDAYIARKSDVLDRVLRAAGLTDQERALIAASTRGITGRGAAG; translated from the coding sequence GTGATCGAGGTGGTCGAGTACCGGGACGAGTGGCGCAACCGGTTCGGGCTGCTGCGTGCTGCCTACTCGGCTGCTCTCGACCGCGCAGGTGTCCGGCACCGCATTGAGCACGTCGGCAGCACATCGGTCCCGGGGCTCGCAGCGAAGCCCGTCGTCGACGTGGACGTCGTGGTTGCGGAGAACGACGTGCCCGCCGCCGTCGGCGCACTCGCGACGATCGGCTTCGTGCCCCGCGGCGACCTCGGCATCGCGGGCCGCGAAGCCTTCCGGACCCCGGACCGGTTCGCACCGAGCAACACCTACGTCGTCGCCGAGGGATCGCTCGCGCTCCGCAACCACCTCGGCGTGCGGGACGTCCTGCGTGCCGACGGCGCGCTCCGGGACGAGTACGCGGCGGTGAAGCGGCGAGCGGGGCAGGAGGCAGTGGACATCGACGCGTACATCGCCCGGAAGAGCGACGTCCTCGACCGGGTCCTCCGCGCAGCCGGTCTCACCGACCAGGAGCGGGCGTTGATCGCCGCGAGCACGCGGGGCATCACCGGACGGGGCGCCGCGGGCTGA
- a CDS encoding LacI family DNA-binding transcriptional regulator translates to MSTPTTPRAVTRADVARYAGVSTSVVSYVVHDGPRPVAAETAARVREAIRVLGYRPNASAQALRTGSSKMLGLIVPELDNPFWSELAVEVTHAAAARGYDVLLANSDGDSTQERERLRTLSARQVDGIIVTSIQTHPDLSTVTDPGIPMVLLNTFFEVPHYVSIGVDALRGALDGTRHLIEHGYGSIGLVMGHAGTMELREQGWMRALRGAGHPDGPIVRCDFTRRGGYEAGLRMFGDGTGPRAVFVSSDMQAIGVMRALFELGLRVPEDVAIVSFDGAAEADYTNPQLTTVRQPIEVMAREAVDRVLGDGADEGHRRLVPPQLVLGASCGCDVRR, encoded by the coding sequence GTGAGCACCCCGACCACCCCGCGGGCGGTCACGCGCGCGGACGTCGCCCGGTACGCCGGGGTGAGCACCTCCGTCGTGAGCTACGTCGTGCACGACGGCCCCCGCCCCGTCGCCGCGGAGACCGCCGCCCGGGTCCGCGAGGCCATCCGCGTCCTCGGCTACCGCCCGAACGCGAGCGCCCAGGCCCTCCGCACCGGCTCCTCGAAGATGCTCGGACTGATCGTCCCCGAGCTCGACAACCCGTTCTGGTCGGAGCTCGCCGTCGAGGTGACGCACGCCGCCGCCGCGCGCGGGTACGACGTCCTCCTCGCCAACAGCGACGGCGACAGCACCCAGGAGCGCGAACGCCTCCGCACCCTGTCCGCCCGCCAGGTCGACGGCATCATCGTGACGAGCATCCAGACGCACCCGGACCTCTCCACCGTGACCGACCCCGGCATCCCGATGGTGCTGCTCAACACCTTCTTCGAGGTCCCCCACTACGTCAGCATCGGGGTCGACGCCCTCCGCGGTGCCCTCGACGGCACCCGGCACCTCATCGAGCACGGCTACGGGTCGATCGGCCTCGTGATGGGCCACGCCGGCACGATGGAGCTCCGCGAGCAGGGCTGGATGCGGGCCCTCCGCGGCGCCGGGCACCCGGACGGTCCGATCGTCCGCTGCGACTTCACGCGCCGGGGCGGGTACGAAGCCGGACTCCGCATGTTCGGCGACGGCACCGGCCCCCGCGCCGTCTTCGTCAGCTCGGACATGCAGGCGATCGGCGTGATGCGTGCGCTGTTCGAGCTCGGGCTGCGCGTCCCCGAGGACGTCGCGATCGTCTCGTTCGACGGTGCCGCCGAGGCGGACTACACGAACCCCCAGCTCACCACCGTGCGGCAGCCGATCGAGGTGATGGCACGGGAGGCGGTCGACCGCGTCCTCGGCGACGGTGCCGACGAGGGGCACCGTCGACTCGTCCCGCCGCAGCTGGTCCTCGGTGCGAGTTGCGGGTGCGACGTGCGTCGCTGA
- a CDS encoding Gfo/Idh/MocA family oxidoreductase, with protein sequence MISIAMVGAGQFAPQFAKLFKLHPDVDRVFVTDLVEDRASDLVAEQHLDGTFADFDAALASDVDAVAIFTQRWTHGPLVVQALRAGKHVYSAVPMAISVDEIRAIIDTVRETGLTYVMGETSYYNPATVFARKKVAEGAFGRVFYAEGDYVHDMDLGFYAAYQFSGGEDWKRTASYPPMLYPTHSVGGVLGAIPGHAVSVSCIGVKDDRGDGVFDKDVSQFDNDFSNATALFELDNGGVVRINEMRRVGYPSHIRESRFRYFGTEGSFEQLAKVSVWQDKQDSVDISDQIDTQATMSLDDPRLAGVDPSLRDAFVSGYAPVHDTSRLPSEYDGVPTGHEGSHQFLADDFVRAVVDRTLPPVNAWTAARFTLPGIIAHQSALQGGVRLEVPDFGDAPEPAEAAAGSDNAATAGGPSTAV encoded by the coding sequence ATGATCTCCATCGCCATGGTCGGAGCCGGCCAGTTCGCGCCCCAGTTCGCCAAGCTGTTCAAGCTCCACCCCGACGTCGACCGGGTGTTCGTGACGGACCTCGTCGAGGACCGCGCGTCCGACCTCGTCGCGGAGCAGCACCTCGACGGCACCTTCGCGGACTTCGACGCCGCGCTCGCGTCCGACGTCGACGCGGTCGCGATCTTCACGCAGCGCTGGACCCACGGACCGCTGGTCGTGCAGGCCCTCCGCGCCGGCAAGCACGTGTACTCCGCCGTCCCGATGGCGATCTCGGTCGACGAGATCCGCGCGATCATCGACACGGTCCGCGAGACCGGTCTCACCTACGTGATGGGCGAGACGAGCTACTACAACCCGGCGACGGTGTTCGCCCGGAAGAAGGTCGCCGAGGGGGCGTTCGGCCGGGTGTTCTACGCCGAGGGCGACTACGTCCACGACATGGACCTCGGGTTCTACGCCGCGTACCAGTTCAGCGGCGGCGAGGACTGGAAGCGCACGGCCAGCTACCCGCCCATGCTCTACCCGACGCACTCCGTCGGCGGCGTCCTCGGCGCGATCCCCGGCCATGCGGTCAGCGTGAGCTGCATCGGCGTCAAGGACGACCGCGGCGACGGCGTCTTCGACAAGGACGTCAGCCAGTTCGACAACGACTTCTCGAACGCGACCGCGCTGTTCGAGCTCGACAACGGCGGCGTCGTCCGCATCAACGAGATGCGCCGCGTCGGCTACCCGTCGCACATCCGGGAGTCCCGCTTCCGGTACTTCGGCACCGAGGGCAGCTTCGAGCAGCTCGCGAAGGTCAGCGTCTGGCAGGACAAGCAGGACTCGGTCGACATCAGCGACCAGATCGACACGCAGGCGACGATGTCCCTCGACGACCCCCGCCTCGCCGGCGTCGACCCGTCCCTCCGCGACGCGTTCGTCTCCGGGTACGCCCCGGTGCACGACACCTCGCGTCTGCCGTCCGAGTACGACGGGGTGCCGACCGGCCACGAGGGCAGCCACCAGTTCCTCGCCGACGACTTCGTCCGCGCCGTCGTCGACCGGACCCTGCCCCCGGTGAACGCCTGGACCGCCGCCCGGTTCACGCTGCCCGGCATCATCGCCCACCAGTCCGCGCTGCAGGGTGGCGTCCGCCTCGAGGTGCCCGACTTCGGTGACGCCCCGGAACCGGCCGAAGCAGCAGCGGGGTCGGACAACGCGGCCACGGCCGGCGGCCCGTCGACCGCCGTCTAG
- a CDS encoding sugar ABC transporter permease, whose amino-acid sequence MVTESPVSSTLTTASTRRQGRVADRARAGTTSPRRRPRNDLWLALVFIAPATVGFLLFLAWPTVRGIYLSFTTYNLLTPPVFTGLQNYVRLVQDSIFWNSMAVTVEYVLLNIGFQTILALFIAVMMHRLTKSTFLRGIVLAPYLVSNVVAALIWLWILDTQLGIGNEILSAIGVGRIPFLQSDFWGIPTIAFINVWRNVGYTALLIFAGLQALPEQVYEAGRIDGASEWKMFWRITVPLLRPILSLVLIITIIGSFQVFDTVAVTTQGGPANATNVVQNYIYNLAFGRFQFGYASAVSVALLIVLSVITFIQYRLSRSGESDLD is encoded by the coding sequence ATGGTCACCGAGAGCCCCGTGTCGTCAACCCTGACGACCGCCAGCACGAGACGGCAGGGTCGCGTCGCCGACCGTGCCCGTGCCGGCACCACCTCCCCACGCCGCCGTCCACGGAACGACCTCTGGCTCGCGCTGGTCTTCATCGCGCCCGCCACGGTCGGCTTCCTGCTGTTCCTGGCGTGGCCGACCGTCCGGGGCATCTACCTGAGCTTCACGACCTACAACCTGCTGACCCCGCCGGTGTTCACCGGCCTGCAGAACTACGTCCGTCTCGTGCAGGACTCGATCTTCTGGAACTCGATGGCGGTGACCGTCGAGTACGTGCTCCTCAACATCGGCTTCCAGACGATCCTCGCGCTGTTCATCGCCGTGATGATGCACCGGCTCACGAAGTCCACGTTCCTCCGCGGCATCGTCCTCGCGCCGTACCTCGTGTCGAACGTCGTCGCCGCGCTCATCTGGCTGTGGATCCTCGACACGCAGCTCGGCATCGGCAACGAGATCCTGTCGGCGATCGGCGTCGGACGCATCCCGTTCCTGCAGAGCGACTTCTGGGGCATCCCGACGATCGCGTTCATCAACGTCTGGCGGAACGTCGGGTACACCGCTCTGCTCATCTTCGCGGGGCTCCAGGCGCTGCCCGAGCAGGTCTACGAAGCGGGCCGCATCGACGGTGCGAGCGAGTGGAAGATGTTCTGGCGGATCACCGTCCCGCTCCTGCGGCCGATCCTCTCGCTCGTCCTCATCATCACGATCATCGGCTCGTTCCAGGTGTTCGACACCGTCGCGGTCACGACCCAGGGCGGGCCGGCGAACGCCACGAACGTGGTGCAGAACTACATCTACAACCTCGCCTTCGGCCGGTTCCAGTTCGGCTACGCGTCCGCCGTCTCGGTGGCCCTCCTCATCGTCCTCAGCGTCATCACGTTCATCCAGTACCGCCTCTCGCGCTCCGGCGAGAGCGACCTGGACTGA
- a CDS encoding carbohydrate ABC transporter permease — protein MTSTLPPVVEPQATRAITTRGGPRPPRRKPSVGRVIAWIAMIAVIVVTLFPFYWILRTALSSNGAISADPTSVLPTGFSLGGFERVFGLQSTKEALAQGGSGAAINFWQYLLNSVITATLITVGQVFFSAGAAYAFARLRWPGRDKVFAVFLAGLMVPTIFTLLPNFALIKSLGLVDTLIGIALPSMLMTPFAVFFLRQFFLGISREVEEAALIDGAGKVRVFFRLILPMASAPIATLAVLTYITAWNDYFWPLMVSYTDSSRVLTVALGVFKSQSPQSGTDWAGLMAATLVAALPMIVLFGLFAKRIVNSIGFSGIK, from the coding sequence ATGACCAGCACCCTGCCCCCCGTGGTCGAGCCCCAGGCCACCCGCGCGATCACCACCCGCGGCGGCCCACGTCCGCCGCGTCGCAAGCCCTCCGTCGGACGGGTGATCGCCTGGATCGCGATGATCGCCGTGATCGTCGTGACCCTGTTCCCGTTCTACTGGATCCTGCGCACCGCCCTGTCGTCGAACGGCGCGATCTCCGCCGACCCCACCTCGGTGCTGCCGACCGGGTTCAGCCTCGGCGGGTTCGAGCGGGTCTTCGGCCTGCAGTCCACCAAGGAGGCGCTCGCCCAGGGCGGCTCGGGTGCGGCGATCAACTTCTGGCAGTACCTGCTCAACTCGGTGATCACGGCGACACTCATCACCGTCGGCCAGGTGTTCTTCTCGGCCGGAGCCGCCTACGCCTTCGCCCGCCTGCGGTGGCCCGGACGCGACAAGGTGTTCGCGGTGTTCCTCGCCGGGCTCATGGTGCCGACGATCTTCACCCTCCTGCCGAACTTCGCCCTCATCAAGTCGCTCGGACTCGTGGACACCCTGATCGGCATCGCGCTCCCGTCCATGCTGATGACCCCGTTCGCGGTGTTCTTCCTGCGGCAGTTCTTCCTCGGCATCTCGCGCGAGGTCGAGGAAGCGGCGCTCATCGACGGCGCCGGCAAGGTCCGGGTGTTCTTCCGGCTCATCCTGCCGATGGCCTCCGCACCGATCGCGACGCTCGCCGTGCTGACGTACATCACCGCCTGGAACGACTACTTCTGGCCGCTGATGGTGTCCTACACCGACAGCTCCCGGGTGCTCACCGTGGCCCTCGGCGTCTTCAAGTCGCAGTCACCGCAATCCGGCACCGACTGGGCGGGCCTGATGGCCGCGACCCTCGTGGCGGCGCTCCCGATGATCGTGCTGTTCGGCCTCTTCGCCAAGCGCATCGTCAACTCCATCGGCTTCTCCGGCATCAAGTAG
- a CDS encoding sugar ABC transporter substrate-binding protein, which translates to MTNPITRRALFAGGASALALGALAACSSPSTPNPRSGATGTVSYWLWDANQLPAYQAVAKAFERENPDIRIKITQLGWADYWTKLTAGFIAGTAPDVFTDHLSKFPQFADLDVLYKLDELEATSSIRDDDYQSGLAQLWKGKDGHRYGSPKDWDTIAMFYDEKVIAKAGYTADDLANLSWNPDDGGSFERAVAHLTIDGKGRRGDEPGFDKDDVAVYGMSANGSGGDGFGQTQWSPFTGSIDWFYTNENPWGNKFRYDDAEFQKTISWYFGLADKGYMPKYGVFSTTTGPDVQLGSKKVALSFNGSWMIGTYLGLQGIDVGVAPTPKGPVGHRASMFNGLGDSITKQAKNPEAAAKWVAFLGSAAAQEIVGRAGIVFPARRSGTDAAVAAYAKRGLDVTAFTEQVEDGTTFLFPVTRNPADVQALVQPAFDGIYANGKPVSSLTAVNEQVNTLLALT; encoded by the coding sequence ATGACGAACCCCATCACCCGCCGCGCCCTGTTCGCCGGCGGCGCCTCGGCCCTGGCCCTCGGAGCGCTGGCGGCCTGCTCGAGTCCGAGCACGCCGAACCCGAGGAGCGGTGCGACCGGCACCGTGTCGTACTGGCTCTGGGACGCGAACCAACTCCCCGCGTACCAGGCCGTCGCGAAGGCCTTCGAGCGCGAGAACCCGGACATCCGCATCAAGATCACCCAGCTCGGGTGGGCCGACTACTGGACGAAGCTCACCGCCGGGTTCATCGCCGGTACCGCGCCCGACGTCTTCACGGACCACCTGTCGAAGTTCCCGCAGTTCGCCGACCTCGACGTGCTGTACAAGCTCGACGAGCTCGAGGCGACGAGTTCCATCCGTGACGACGACTACCAGTCCGGCCTCGCCCAGCTCTGGAAGGGCAAGGACGGCCACCGGTACGGCTCGCCGAAGGACTGGGACACCATCGCGATGTTCTACGACGAGAAGGTCATCGCGAAGGCGGGCTACACCGCCGACGACCTGGCGAACCTGTCGTGGAACCCCGACGACGGCGGTTCCTTCGAACGGGCGGTCGCCCACCTCACGATCGACGGCAAGGGGCGCCGCGGGGACGAACCCGGCTTCGACAAGGACGACGTCGCCGTCTACGGCATGAGCGCGAACGGCAGCGGCGGCGACGGGTTCGGGCAGACGCAGTGGTCGCCGTTCACCGGGTCGATCGACTGGTTCTACACGAACGAGAACCCGTGGGGGAACAAGTTCCGCTACGACGACGCGGAGTTCCAAAAGACGATCTCGTGGTACTTCGGCCTGGCCGACAAGGGCTACATGCCGAAGTACGGCGTGTTCTCGACGACCACCGGTCCGGACGTGCAGCTCGGCTCGAAGAAGGTGGCGCTGTCGTTCAACGGCTCGTGGATGATCGGCACCTACCTCGGCCTGCAGGGCATCGACGTCGGTGTCGCGCCCACGCCGAAGGGGCCGGTCGGGCACCGCGCCTCGATGTTCAACGGCCTCGGCGACTCGATCACGAAGCAGGCGAAGAACCCCGAGGCGGCGGCGAAGTGGGTCGCGTTCCTCGGCAGTGCCGCGGCGCAGGAGATCGTCGGCCGGGCGGGCATCGTGTTCCCGGCACGCCGATCGGGGACGGACGCCGCGGTCGCGGCCTACGCGAAGCGCGGCCTCGACGTCACGGCGTTCACCGAGCAGGTCGAGGACGGCACGACGTTCCTCTTCCCGGTGACCCGGAACCCGGCCGACGTGCAGGCGCTGGTGCAGCCCGCGTTCGACGGGATCTACGCCAACGGCAAGCCGGTGTCCTCGCTCACGGCGGTCAACGAGCAGGTCAACACCCTCCTGGCGCTCACCTGA
- a CDS encoding BLUF domain-containing protein, which yields MTSLTSLVYMSVAVDDLTDAQLVAMLREARLRNEALGVSGLLLAKGGRFMQVLEGPEWSVEDRFAAIERDPRHTEVQSLSREPIDARRFDGWAMAFGAPSDADVLEEPGFSGFLQRREGLPASLSGTSADFLLRWFRGRDLGTGREERITLGRHAA from the coding sequence ATGACCTCCCTCACCTCGCTCGTGTACATGTCCGTCGCCGTCGACGACCTCACCGACGCCCAGCTCGTCGCGATGCTCCGCGAGGCCCGACTCCGCAACGAGGCACTCGGCGTCTCCGGGCTGCTCCTCGCGAAGGGCGGTCGGTTCATGCAGGTGCTCGAGGGCCCGGAGTGGAGCGTGGAGGACCGGTTCGCAGCCATCGAGCGCGACCCGCGGCACACCGAGGTGCAGTCGTTGTCACGCGAGCCGATCGACGCGCGTCGGTTCGACGGGTGGGCGATGGCGTTCGGCGCACCGTCCGACGCCGACGTCCTCGAGGAGCCCGGCTTCAGCGGCTTCCTGCAGCGCCGAGAGGGGCTCCCGGCGTCGCTGTCCGGCACCTCCGCCGACTTCCTGCTGCGGTGGTTCCGTGGTCGTGACCTCGGCACCGGCCGGGAGGAACGGATCACCCTGGGCAGACACGCCGCCTGA
- a CDS encoding RbsD/FucU domain-containing protein, protein MMLRYTLTHRPTLSALASLGHGSRVLIADGNYPFATAMHPRAELVHLNWRPGLLDVDEVLTTLLDAVPFEAATVMTPPPDAPVAAHAGYRRVLGPDVPLGTLDRFAFYDAVRAPETGLVIATGDQRSHANLLLEVGFVAAS, encoded by the coding sequence ATGATGCTGCGCTACACCCTGACGCACCGCCCGACCCTGAGCGCGCTGGCGTCGCTCGGCCACGGCTCGAGGGTGCTCATCGCGGACGGGAACTACCCGTTCGCCACCGCGATGCACCCGCGCGCGGAACTCGTGCACCTCAACTGGCGTCCGGGGCTGCTCGACGTCGACGAGGTCCTCACGACGCTCCTCGACGCGGTCCCGTTCGAGGCGGCCACCGTGATGACACCACCCCCGGACGCCCCGGTGGCGGCGCACGCCGGGTACCGCCGGGTCCTCGGGCCGGACGTGCCGCTCGGGACGCTCGACCGGTTCGCGTTCTACGACGCGGTCCGGGCGCCGGAGACCGGGCTCGTCATCGCCACGGGTGACCAGCGGTCGCACGCCAACCTGCTGCTCGAGGTGGGGTTCGTCGCGGCGAGCTGA